The Trueperaceae bacterium genome segment CGCGCTCGTCGAGGCCAGCGGCCGCCTGACGCCCGCCGTCCTCGCGCACGGGGTGGTGAACGCCGCCGGGCTGCTGCGCGGGGCTCGGGCGGCCCGACGCGCCCGCCGTCACCCCGGCGACGTCGGGCGCTAGCGGCCCGCGAGCGCGGGGGCGGCCGCCCCGATGCGGCGCGCCGCCTCGCGCAGGGTCGCCTCGTCGCGCACCAACGCGAAGCGCATCCAGCCCTCCCCCGAGGGCCCGAACCCGACGCCGGGTGCGACCGCGACGCCGGTCGCGTCGAGCAACGCCAGGGCGGCGGCCACGGAGTCGTGCGCCCCGCCCGGCAGCCGCGTCCAGACGTACATGCTGGCCTCCGGCCGGTCGGTGGGGACGCCCGCATCGTTCAGCGCATCGACGAGCGCGTCGCGACGGCGGCGGTAGACCTCCGCGTCGGCCCGGAGGCGTTCGCGCGGCGTCGCGAGCGCCTCGACCGCGCCGCGCTGGATGCCGCGCCAGGCGTTGAAGTCGATCGCGCCCTTCGCCGTCGCCAACGCCCCGATCGCGCCGGGGTGCCCCAGCGCGAAGCCGATGCGGAAGCCCGCCATGTGGAACGACTTGCTGAGCGTGTAGAGCTCCACCACCCGCTCGCGCCCGCCGGGCGCCGCCAACGCCGAGGGCGCCTCGGCACCGTCGAACACGAGGTCGACGTACGGGAAGTCGTGCACGACGAGGAGGTCGTGATCCTCGGCGAAGGCGACGGCGTCGGCGAAGAACGAGGCGGGCGCAAGTGCCGCGGTCGGGTTGCTGGGGTAACTGAGGACGAGGACCTTCGCGCGCGCAGCGGCGTCGGTCGGGACCGCCGACAGGTCGGGCAGGAAGCGGCGTTCGGGCCGCAGCGGCAGGTCGACGCGTTCGAGGCCGGCGAGGGCGACCGCCCCGAACCAACTGGGGTAGCCCGGTTCGGGCAGCAGCACCGCGTCCCCGGGGTCGGCGACGGCGAACAACAGGTGCGCGAACGCCTCCTGCCCCCCGATCGTGACGAGCGCTTCGGCGTCGGCGTCGAGCGCCAGGCCGTAGCGCGAGGCGTACCAGGCGACCGCCGCCTCGCGCAGCGGCGCGGTGGCGGCGTGCAGCGTGTAGCCGTGCGCGTCCGGGTCGTGCGCCGCCGCGGCGATCGCGTCGAGCGCCGCTGGGGGCGGCGGGAGGTCGGTGGAGCCGATCGAGAGGTCGATCGGCGTCCGGCCGGCGGCCCGCAGGTCGCGTTTGGCGGCGTCCATGACCGCGAAGACCGAGTCGGGCATCGCCGCGACCCGGCGCGAGACGAAGGGGGACGTCGTCATGCGCGGCAGCCTACCGCGTGGCGCGCGTCAGCCGTCGACGTCGAGGAGGACGTCGAGGGGCCCGTCGTCCACGCGGCGCGCTTCGCAGCCGCGGCGCTCGAGGCAGGCGGTGAGGTAGCGGTAGCGCCGGCCGTGCGTGCCGGGCACCTCCGCGCGGTAGACGCGCAGGAAGCGCCGCGTCCCGGTCCGTCGGCACAGGTCGCAACACAGTTCCCCGGTGGGGTTCCCGGCCGGCGTGACGGCCTGCAGGCGCAACGCGACCTCCCCGCCGTCGCGTTCGCGGACCTCCACGACCCCGTCGCCGACGTCGTCGAGGCGGTAGCGCAGGACGCGCGGCACCAACCGGTCCTGGGTGGCGGGGAAGTAGGTGAGGACGATGTCGCGCTCGGTCCAGTCCTCCCCGCCCCGCCCGTCGTCGGGGGGTGGCGGCGTCACGTTCGCCCCCCGGCCGGCGCGGGCCGGACGAGGCGGCCGACGGTCGCACCCATCACCAGCGCGACGGCGACGAACGCCGCGAACGCGAGCGGTCCGGGGATGCCGGCGCGGATCGCGATGCCGACGAACGCCCAGATGGCGACGAGGGCGAACGGCACGTCGCCGCGCGTCGCGAGGCGCGCGAGGGCGATCGCCGTCGCGACGCCGACCACCAGCATCGCCCACGTCTCGGGCGCGAACGGCGCGCCGTCCCACCCGAGCGCGACGCCGGCCACCGCGAGGTTCGCGGCGGTCGCGACGGAAACCCAGCCGAGGTAGATGCGGAACGGCGTGCGCGCGAACGCGGCGAAGGCGCGCGCGCGGCGCGGATCCGGGTCCGTGGGGCCCGCGCGGAACGCCTCGTCGATGCGGATCAGAACGCCCAGGAGGGCCGCGAGGAGGAGTGCGGCGAGGACGGGCAGGTCGGCGTGCCACGCGAGCAACCACCCGACGTTCGCCGCGCCGCTCGCGACGATCCAGGGGGCGGCGCGGCGCAGGCGTGGATCGCGGGCCCGGGCGGCGCGCGCCTGCCAGACGGCGTGAGCGACGAGGGCGAGGTAGATGACGCCCCAGATCCCGAAAACGTAGCCCGCCGGCGTGAAGGCGGTCGGGTAGGCGGCGGAGACGTCGGCGGTGGTGCGCCCGAAGAACGGGATCGCGTTCGCGAGGCCGTTCGCGGCGATCGTCGCGACGATGGAAGCCGCGACGAGCCCCTGGCGCACGCGGTCGGCGGGCGGGACGGCCACGCGTCAGCCGTGCGGGAGGCGGCGGAGCAGGTCGGCC includes the following:
- a CDS encoding aminotransferase class I/II-fold pyridoxal phosphate-dependent enzyme, which encodes MTTSPFVSRRVAAMPDSVFAVMDAAKRDLRAAGRTPIDLSIGSTDLPPPPAALDAIAAAAHDPDAHGYTLHAATAPLREAAVAWYASRYGLALDADAEALVTIGGQEAFAHLLFAVADPGDAVLLPEPGYPSWFGAVALAGLERVDLPLRPERRFLPDLSAVPTDAAARAKVLVLSYPSNPTAALAPASFFADAVAFAEDHDLLVVHDFPYVDLVFDGAEAPSALAAPGGRERVVELYTLSKSFHMAGFRIGFALGHPGAIGALATAKGAIDFNAWRGIQRGAVEALATPRERLRADAEVYRRRRDALVDALNDAGVPTDRPEASMYVWTRLPGGAHDSVAAALALLDATGVAVAPGVGFGPSGEGWMRFALVRDEATLREAARRIGAAAPALAGR